In the Loxodonta africana isolate mLoxAfr1 chromosome 1, mLoxAfr1.hap2, whole genome shotgun sequence genome, one interval contains:
- the NRM gene encoding nurim isoform X3 codes for MAPALLLVPAALASFVLAFGTGVEFVRFTSLRPLLGGVSEAGPDVRQGWLAALQDRSILASLAWDLGLLLLFVGQHSLMATETVKAWSSRYFGVLQRSLYVACTALALQVYYHVLGLGEPLALKSPRALRLFSHLRHPVCVELLTILWVVPTLGTDRLLLALLLTLYLGLAHGLDQHDLRYLRAQLQRKLHLLSRPQDGEAE; via the exons ATGGCCCCTGCGCTTCTCTTGGTTCCTGCTGCCCTCGCCTCTTTCGTTCTAGCCTTTGGCACCGGAGTGGAATTCGTGCGCTTTACCTCCCTTCGGCCACTTCTTGGAGGGGTCTCGGAGGCTGGCCCCG ATGTCCGGCAGGGATGGTTGGCTGCCCTGCAGGATCGCAGCATTCTTGCCTCCCTGGCATGGGATCTGGGGCTCCTGCTACTATTTGTGGGGCAGCACAGCCTCATGGCAACTGAGACAGTGAAGGCATGGTCGTCTCGGTACTTTGGGGTCCTGCAGCGGTCACTGTATGTGGCATGCACTGCCCTGGCCTTGCAG GTGTACTACCATGTTCTCGGGCTGGGGGAGCCACTGGCCCTGAAGTCCCCCCGGGCTCTGAGGCTCTTCTCCCATCTTCGCCACCCAGTGTGTGTGGAGCTGCTGACCATACTGTGGGTGGTGCCCACCCTGGGCACTGATCGCCTCCTCCTTGCTCTCCTCCTCACCCTCTACCTGGGCCTAGCTCATGGGCTGGACCAACATGACCTCCGCTACCTCCGGGCCCagctacaaagaaaactgcaCCTGCTATCCCGTCCCCAGGATGGGGAGGCTGAATGA
- the NRM gene encoding nurim isoform X1 produces the protein MAPALLLVPAALASFVLAFGTGVEFVRFTSLRPLLGGVSEAGPDVRQGWLAALQDRSILASLAWDLGLLLLFVGQHSLMATETVKAWSSRYFGVLQRSLYVACTALALQLVMRYWEPVPRGPVLWEARAEPWATWVPLLCFVLHIISWLLIFSILLVFDYAELMGLKQVYYHVLGLGEPLALKSPRALRLFSHLRHPVCVELLTILWVVPTLGTDRLLLALLLTLYLGLAHGLDQHDLRYLRAQLQRKLHLLSRPQDGEAE, from the exons ATGGCCCCTGCGCTTCTCTTGGTTCCTGCTGCCCTCGCCTCTTTCGTTCTAGCCTTTGGCACCGGAGTGGAATTCGTGCGCTTTACCTCCCTTCGGCCACTTCTTGGAGGGGTCTCGGAGGCTGGCCCCG ATGTCCGGCAGGGATGGTTGGCTGCCCTGCAGGATCGCAGCATTCTTGCCTCCCTGGCATGGGATCTGGGGCTCCTGCTACTATTTGTGGGGCAGCACAGCCTCATGGCAACTGAGACAGTGAAGGCATGGTCGTCTCGGTACTTTGGGGTCCTGCAGCGGTCACTGTATGTGGCATGCACTGCCCTGGCCTTGCAG CTGGTGATGAGGTACTGGGaacctgtacccagaggtcctgTGCTGTGGGAGGCTCGAGCTGAGCCATGGGCCACCTGGGTGCCCCTGCTCTGCTTTGTGCTCCACATCATTTCCTGGCTCCTTATCTTCAGCATCCTTCTCGTCTTTGACTACGCTGAGCTCATGGGCCTCAAACAG GTGTACTACCATGTTCTCGGGCTGGGGGAGCCACTGGCCCTGAAGTCCCCCCGGGCTCTGAGGCTCTTCTCCCATCTTCGCCACCCAGTGTGTGTGGAGCTGCTGACCATACTGTGGGTGGTGCCCACCCTGGGCACTGATCGCCTCCTCCTTGCTCTCCTCCTCACCCTCTACCTGGGCCTAGCTCATGGGCTGGACCAACATGACCTCCGCTACCTCCGGGCCCagctacaaagaaaactgcaCCTGCTATCCCGTCCCCAGGATGGGGAGGCTGAATGA
- the NRM gene encoding nurim isoform X2 has protein sequence MAPALLLVPAALASFVLAFGTGVEFVRFTSLRPLLGGVSEAGPDVRQGWLAALQDRSILASLAWDLGLLLLFVGQHSLMATETVKAWSSRYFGVLQRSLYVACTALALQVWGPGRHILKEDRICGRDTLAWRGMEFRLLIKFGFRRRAEDAQDSNLSFCSSTANILLFIKKGVLITGQAQYVHSHLCNFVHVFPLPGIPSLTPLSPTSSSKPTPLSLKGKLPTGDEVLGTCTQRSCAVGGSS, from the exons ATGGCCCCTGCGCTTCTCTTGGTTCCTGCTGCCCTCGCCTCTTTCGTTCTAGCCTTTGGCACCGGAGTGGAATTCGTGCGCTTTACCTCCCTTCGGCCACTTCTTGGAGGGGTCTCGGAGGCTGGCCCCG ATGTCCGGCAGGGATGGTTGGCTGCCCTGCAGGATCGCAGCATTCTTGCCTCCCTGGCATGGGATCTGGGGCTCCTGCTACTATTTGTGGGGCAGCACAGCCTCATGGCAACTGAGACAGTGAAGGCATGGTCGTCTCGGTACTTTGGGGTCCTGCAGCGGTCACTGTATGTGGCATGCACTGCCCTGGCCTTGCAGGTATGGGGGCCTGGCAGGCATATTCTCAAGGAGGACAGAATCTGTGGGAGGGACACCCTGGCGTGGAGGGGCATGGAGTTTAGGCTTCTGATAAAATTTGGATTTAGGAGGAGAGCTGAGGATGCTCAAGACTCTAatctcagcttctgttcctccacAGCAAATATCTTACTATTTATCAAGAAGGGTGTACTCATCACTGGCCAAGCACAGTATGTGCATTCTCACCTTTGCAACTTTGTTCATGTTTTCCCCCTGCCTGGGATCCCCTCCTTAACTCCACTCAGTCCTACCAGTTCTTCAAAACCCACACCCCTAAGCCTCAAGGGAAAGCTTCCCA CTGGTGATGAGGTACTGGGaacctgtacccagaggtcctgTGCTGTGGGAGGCTCGAGCTGA
- the NRM gene encoding nurim isoform X6 codes for MAPALLLVPAALASFVLAFGTGVEFVRFTSLRPLLGGVSEAGPDVRQGWLAALQDRSILASLAWDLGLLLLFVGQHSLMATETVKAWSSRYFGVLQRSLYVACTALALQQISYYLSRRVYSSLAKHTGDEVLGTCTQRSCAVGGSS; via the exons ATGGCCCCTGCGCTTCTCTTGGTTCCTGCTGCCCTCGCCTCTTTCGTTCTAGCCTTTGGCACCGGAGTGGAATTCGTGCGCTTTACCTCCCTTCGGCCACTTCTTGGAGGGGTCTCGGAGGCTGGCCCCG ATGTCCGGCAGGGATGGTTGGCTGCCCTGCAGGATCGCAGCATTCTTGCCTCCCTGGCATGGGATCTGGGGCTCCTGCTACTATTTGTGGGGCAGCACAGCCTCATGGCAACTGAGACAGTGAAGGCATGGTCGTCTCGGTACTTTGGGGTCCTGCAGCGGTCACTGTATGTGGCATGCACTGCCCTGGCCTTGCAG CAAATATCTTACTATTTATCAAGAAGGGTGTACTCATCACTGGCCAAGCACA CTGGTGATGAGGTACTGGGaacctgtacccagaggtcctgTGCTGTGGGAGGCTCGAGCTGA
- the NRM gene encoding nurim isoform X4, with translation MAPALLLVPAALASFVLAFGTGVEFVRFTSLRPLLGGVSEAGPDVRQGWLAALQDRSILASLAWDLGLLLLFVGQHSLMATETVKAWSSRYFGVLQRSLYVACTALALQVWGPGRHILKEDRICGRDTLAWRGMEFRLLIKFGFRRRAEDAQDSNLSFCSSTANILLFIKKGVLITGQAHW, from the exons ATGGCCCCTGCGCTTCTCTTGGTTCCTGCTGCCCTCGCCTCTTTCGTTCTAGCCTTTGGCACCGGAGTGGAATTCGTGCGCTTTACCTCCCTTCGGCCACTTCTTGGAGGGGTCTCGGAGGCTGGCCCCG ATGTCCGGCAGGGATGGTTGGCTGCCCTGCAGGATCGCAGCATTCTTGCCTCCCTGGCATGGGATCTGGGGCTCCTGCTACTATTTGTGGGGCAGCACAGCCTCATGGCAACTGAGACAGTGAAGGCATGGTCGTCTCGGTACTTTGGGGTCCTGCAGCGGTCACTGTATGTGGCATGCACTGCCCTGGCCTTGCAGGTATGGGGGCCTGGCAGGCATATTCTCAAGGAGGACAGAATCTGTGGGAGGGACACCCTGGCGTGGAGGGGCATGGAGTTTAGGCTTCTGATAAAATTTGGATTTAGGAGGAGAGCTGAGGATGCTCAAGACTCTAatctcagcttctgttcctccacAGCAAATATCTTACTATTTATCAAGAAGGGTGTACTCATCACTGGCCAAGCACA CTGGTGA
- the NRM gene encoding nurim isoform X5 — protein sequence MAPALLLVPAALASFVLAFGTGVEFVRFTSLRPLLGGVSEAGPDVRQGWLAALQDRSILASLAWDLGLLLLFVGQHSLMATETVKAWSSRYFGVLQRSLYVACTALALQQISYYLSRRVYSSLAKHSMCILTFATLFMFSPCLGSPP from the exons ATGGCCCCTGCGCTTCTCTTGGTTCCTGCTGCCCTCGCCTCTTTCGTTCTAGCCTTTGGCACCGGAGTGGAATTCGTGCGCTTTACCTCCCTTCGGCCACTTCTTGGAGGGGTCTCGGAGGCTGGCCCCG ATGTCCGGCAGGGATGGTTGGCTGCCCTGCAGGATCGCAGCATTCTTGCCTCCCTGGCATGGGATCTGGGGCTCCTGCTACTATTTGTGGGGCAGCACAGCCTCATGGCAACTGAGACAGTGAAGGCATGGTCGTCTCGGTACTTTGGGGTCCTGCAGCGGTCACTGTATGTGGCATGCACTGCCCTGGCCTTGCAG CAAATATCTTACTATTTATCAAGAAGGGTGTACTCATCACTGGCCAAGCACAGTATGTGCATTCTCACCTTTGCAACTTTGTTCATGTTTTCCCCCTGCCTGGGATCCCCTCCTTAA